Proteins found in one Nerophis ophidion isolate RoL-2023_Sa linkage group LG21, RoL_Noph_v1.0, whole genome shotgun sequence genomic segment:
- the LOC133539872 gene encoding heterogeneous nuclear ribonucleoprotein R-like isoform X1 translates to MAAAEVNGSSALIREEEEPMDVTGTLSESYQILIDAGLPQKVAESLDNIFQTGLVVYAELDERAIDALREFSEEGALAVLQQFRESDLSHVQNKSAFLCGVMKTYRQREKQGSKVQESTKGPDEAKIKALLDLTGYTLDVTTGQRKYGGPPPEEVFKGIQPGIGTEVFVGKIPRDLYEDELVPLFESAGPIWDLRLMMDPLSGQNRGYAFITFCNKDDAQKAVKLCDNCEIRPGKYLGVCISVANNRLFVGSIPKNKTRESILEDFGKVTEGLQEVILYHQPDDKKKNRGFCFLEYEDHKSAAQARRRLMSGKVKVWGNPVTVEWADPVAEPDPEVMAKVKVLFVRKLATAVTEELLEKTFSQFGKLERVKKLKDYAFVHFEDRDAAVKAMDEMNGKQLGGEEIEIVLAKPPDKKRKERQAARQTRNAGYDDYYYYPPPRMPPPGRGRGRGGRGGFSYPADYYGYEDYYDDYYGYDYHDYRGGYEDPYYSYDDVYSSRGRGSRPSRGGPPQSRARGAPPTRGRGGYSQRGPPLGAPRGSRGGRGTPFQPQRGRGPRGARGNRGGNVGGKRKADVFNQPDSKRRQTNNQQNWGSQPIAQQPLQQGADYSGNYGYSNDTMEFSQDTYGQQWK, encoded by the exons ATGGCTGCCGCCGAGGTGAACGGTAGTTCTGCCCTAATAAGGGAGGAAGAAGAACCCATGGATGTTACAGGGACACTCTCGGAAAGCTACCAGATACTCATTGATGCTGGGCTCCCACAGAAAGTTGCGGAAAGTCTAGACAACATCTTTCAAACAG GCCTGGTGGTATATGCTGAATTGGATGAGAGGGCTATTGATGCTTTGCGTGAGTTCAGTGAAGAGGGGGCACTTGCTGTGCTGCAGCAGTTCAGAGAGAGTGACCTGTCGCATGTACAG AACAAGAGTGCTTTCCTCTGTGGAGTAATGAAAACTTACCGACAAAGAGAGAAGCAAGGTAGCAAAGTACAAGAGTCCACCAAAGGGCCAGATGAAGCAAAGATAAAG GCTCTTTTGGACCTGACGGGATACACTTTAGACGTCACTACAGGGCAGAGGAAATATGGAGGCCCCCCGCCTGAGGAGGTTTTCAAAGGAATTCAACCAGGGATTGGGACAGAG GTGTTTGTTGGAAAAATCCCAAGAGACTTGTATGAAGATGAGTTGGTGCCACTCTTTGAGTCTGCCGGCCCTATCTGGGACCTCAGGTTAATGATGGATCCGCTTTCTGGTCAAAATAGAGGTTACGCCTTCATTACATTCTGCAATAAGGATGATGCGCAAAAGGCTGTGAAGCTT TGTGATAACTGTGAAATTCGCCCTGGGAAATACTTGGGAGTGTGTATATCTGTTGCAAACAATCGCCTGTTTGTTGGATCTATCCCAAAGAATAAAACTCGAGAAAGTATATTGGAAGACTTTGGCAAAGTTACAG AGGGTCTTCAAGAAGTGATTCTGTACCACCAGCCAGATGATAAGAAAAAAAACAGGGGATTCTGCTTCCTGGAGTATGAGGACCATAAGTCTGCTGCACAAGCACGTCGTCGGCTCATGAGTGGAAAGGTCAAAGTGTGGGGCAATCCAGTAACTGTGGAGTGGGCCGACCCTGTTGCTGAGCCAGACCCGGAGGTTATGGCAAAG GTAAAAGTGCTCTTTGTAAGGAAACTGGCCACAGCAGTAACAGAAGAGCTCCTTGAAAAGACATTCTCCCAGTTTGGAAAGCTGGAGCGAGTGAAAAAACTAAAAGATTACGCCTTTGTCCATTTCGAAGACAGGGATGCTGCTGTAAAG GCTATGGATGAGATGAATGGAAAGCAGCTTGGAGGTGAAGAAATTGAGATTGTTCTGGCAAAGCCTCCAGATAAGAAGAGGAAAGAGCGCCAAGCGGCTAGACAGACCAGGAATGCTGG GTATGACGACTACTATTACTACCCACCTCCACGCATGCCACCACCAGGGCGTGGTAGAGGGCGGGGTGGTCGGGGTGGGTTTTCCTATCCAGCAGATTACTATGGCTATGAAGACTATTATGATGACTACTATGGCTATGACTATCATGACTACCGTGGTGGCTATGAAGACCCTTACTACAGCTACGATGACGTATACAGTAGCAGAGGGCGTGGCAGCCGTCCTAGCAGGGGTGGGCCGCCTCAATCTAGGGCCCGCGGGGCGCCACCGACCCGAGGCAGGGGAGGTTATTCCCAAAGAGGGCCGCCCCTGGGAGCACCAAGGGGTAGCCGCGGAGGTCGTGGAACCCCTTTCCAGCCACAAAGGGGCCGCGGGCCTCGTGGGGCCCGGGGAAATCGTGGGGGGAATGTCGGAGGCAAGAGGAAGGCAGATGTGTTCAACCAGCCAGACTCCAAGCGCCGCCAGACCAACAACCAGCAGAACTGGGGGTCCCAGCCCATCGCCCAGCAGCCGCTGCAGCAAGGGGCCGACTATTCCGGTAACTATGGTTACAGTAATGACACCATGGAGTTTTCACAGGATACTTATGGGCAACAGTGGAAGTAA
- the LOC133539872 gene encoding heterogeneous nuclear ribonucleoprotein R-like isoform X2: MAAAEVNGSSALIREEEEPMDVTGTLSESYQILIDAGLPQKVAESLDNIFQTGLVVYAELDERAIDALREFSEEGALAVLQQFRESDLSHVQNKSAFLCGVMKTYRQREKQGSKVQESTKGPDEAKIKALLDLTGYTLDVTTGQRKYGGPPPEEVFKGIQPGIGTEVFVGKIPRDLYEDELVPLFESAGPIWDLRLMMDPLSGQNRGYAFITFCNKDDAQKAVKLCDNCEIRPGKYLGVCISVANNRLFVGSIPKNKTRESILEDFGKVTEGLQEVILYHQPDDKKKNRGFCFLEYEDHKSAAQARRRLMSGKVKVWGNPVTVEWADPVAEPDPEVMAKVKVLFVRKLATAVTEELLEKTFSQFGKLERVKKLKDYAFVHFEDRDAAVKAMDEMNGKQLGGEEIEIVLAKPPDKKRKERQAARQTRNAGYDDYYYYPPPRMPPPGRGRGRGGRGGFSYPADYYGYEDYYDDYYGYDYHDYRGGYEDPYYSYDDVYSSRGRGSRPSRGGPPQSRARGAPPTRGRGGYSQRGPPLGAPRGSRGGRGTPFQPQRGRGPRGARGNRGGNVGGKRKADVFNQPDSKRRQTNNQQNWGSQPIAQQPLQQGADYSEICTSARSLASPF; the protein is encoded by the exons ATGGCTGCCGCCGAGGTGAACGGTAGTTCTGCCCTAATAAGGGAGGAAGAAGAACCCATGGATGTTACAGGGACACTCTCGGAAAGCTACCAGATACTCATTGATGCTGGGCTCCCACAGAAAGTTGCGGAAAGTCTAGACAACATCTTTCAAACAG GCCTGGTGGTATATGCTGAATTGGATGAGAGGGCTATTGATGCTTTGCGTGAGTTCAGTGAAGAGGGGGCACTTGCTGTGCTGCAGCAGTTCAGAGAGAGTGACCTGTCGCATGTACAG AACAAGAGTGCTTTCCTCTGTGGAGTAATGAAAACTTACCGACAAAGAGAGAAGCAAGGTAGCAAAGTACAAGAGTCCACCAAAGGGCCAGATGAAGCAAAGATAAAG GCTCTTTTGGACCTGACGGGATACACTTTAGACGTCACTACAGGGCAGAGGAAATATGGAGGCCCCCCGCCTGAGGAGGTTTTCAAAGGAATTCAACCAGGGATTGGGACAGAG GTGTTTGTTGGAAAAATCCCAAGAGACTTGTATGAAGATGAGTTGGTGCCACTCTTTGAGTCTGCCGGCCCTATCTGGGACCTCAGGTTAATGATGGATCCGCTTTCTGGTCAAAATAGAGGTTACGCCTTCATTACATTCTGCAATAAGGATGATGCGCAAAAGGCTGTGAAGCTT TGTGATAACTGTGAAATTCGCCCTGGGAAATACTTGGGAGTGTGTATATCTGTTGCAAACAATCGCCTGTTTGTTGGATCTATCCCAAAGAATAAAACTCGAGAAAGTATATTGGAAGACTTTGGCAAAGTTACAG AGGGTCTTCAAGAAGTGATTCTGTACCACCAGCCAGATGATAAGAAAAAAAACAGGGGATTCTGCTTCCTGGAGTATGAGGACCATAAGTCTGCTGCACAAGCACGTCGTCGGCTCATGAGTGGAAAGGTCAAAGTGTGGGGCAATCCAGTAACTGTGGAGTGGGCCGACCCTGTTGCTGAGCCAGACCCGGAGGTTATGGCAAAG GTAAAAGTGCTCTTTGTAAGGAAACTGGCCACAGCAGTAACAGAAGAGCTCCTTGAAAAGACATTCTCCCAGTTTGGAAAGCTGGAGCGAGTGAAAAAACTAAAAGATTACGCCTTTGTCCATTTCGAAGACAGGGATGCTGCTGTAAAG GCTATGGATGAGATGAATGGAAAGCAGCTTGGAGGTGAAGAAATTGAGATTGTTCTGGCAAAGCCTCCAGATAAGAAGAGGAAAGAGCGCCAAGCGGCTAGACAGACCAGGAATGCTGG GTATGACGACTACTATTACTACCCACCTCCACGCATGCCACCACCAGGGCGTGGTAGAGGGCGGGGTGGTCGGGGTGGGTTTTCCTATCCAGCAGATTACTATGGCTATGAAGACTATTATGATGACTACTATGGCTATGACTATCATGACTACCGTGGTGGCTATGAAGACCCTTACTACAGCTACGATGACGTATACAGTAGCAGAGGGCGTGGCAGCCGTCCTAGCAGGGGTGGGCCGCCTCAATCTAGGGCCCGCGGGGCGCCACCGACCCGAGGCAGGGGAGGTTATTCCCAAAGAGGGCCGCCCCTGGGAGCACCAAGGGGTAGCCGCGGAGGTCGTGGAACCCCTTTCCAGCCACAAAGGGGCCGCGGGCCTCGTGGGGCCCGGGGAAATCGTGGGGGGAATGTCGGAGGCAAGAGGAAGGCAGATGTGTTCAACCAGCCAGACTCCAAGCGCCGCCAGACCAACAACCAGCAGAACTGGGGGTCCCAGCCCATCGCCCAGCAGCCGCTGCAGCAAGGGGCCGACTATTCCG AAATCTGCACATCAGCTCGATCCCTTGCCTCTCCTTTTTGA
- the LOC133539872 gene encoding heterogeneous nuclear ribonucleoprotein R-like isoform X3 produces the protein MAAAEVNGSSALIREEEEPMDVTGTLSESYQILIDAGLPQKVAESLDNIFQTGLVVYAELDERAIDALREFSEEGALAVLQQFRESDLSHVQNKSAFLCGVMKTYRQREKQGSKVQESTKGPDEAKIKALLDLTGYTLDVTTGQRKYGGPPPEEVFKGIQPGIGTEVFVGKIPRDLYEDELVPLFESAGPIWDLRLMMDPLSGQNRGYAFITFCNKDDAQKAVKLCDNCEIRPGKYLGVCISVANNRLFVGSIPKNKTRESILEDFGKVTEGLQEVILYHQPDDKKKNRGFCFLEYEDHKSAAQARRRLMSGKVKVWGNPVTVEWADPVAEPDPEVMAKVKVLFVRKLATAVTEELLEKTFSQFGKLERVKKLKDYAFVHFEDRDAAVKAMDEMNGKQLGGEEIEIVLAKPPDKKRKERQAARQTRNAGYDDYYYYPPPRMPPPGRGRGRGGRGGFSYPADYYGYEDYYDDYYGYDYHDYRGGYEDPYYSYDDVYSSRGRGSRPSRGGPPQSRARGAPPTRGRGGYSQRGPPLGAPRGSRGGRGTPFQPQRGRGPRGARGNRGGNVGGKRKADVFNQPDSKRRQTNNQQNWGSQPIAQQPLQQGADYSGGEAMREQRC, from the exons ATGGCTGCCGCCGAGGTGAACGGTAGTTCTGCCCTAATAAGGGAGGAAGAAGAACCCATGGATGTTACAGGGACACTCTCGGAAAGCTACCAGATACTCATTGATGCTGGGCTCCCACAGAAAGTTGCGGAAAGTCTAGACAACATCTTTCAAACAG GCCTGGTGGTATATGCTGAATTGGATGAGAGGGCTATTGATGCTTTGCGTGAGTTCAGTGAAGAGGGGGCACTTGCTGTGCTGCAGCAGTTCAGAGAGAGTGACCTGTCGCATGTACAG AACAAGAGTGCTTTCCTCTGTGGAGTAATGAAAACTTACCGACAAAGAGAGAAGCAAGGTAGCAAAGTACAAGAGTCCACCAAAGGGCCAGATGAAGCAAAGATAAAG GCTCTTTTGGACCTGACGGGATACACTTTAGACGTCACTACAGGGCAGAGGAAATATGGAGGCCCCCCGCCTGAGGAGGTTTTCAAAGGAATTCAACCAGGGATTGGGACAGAG GTGTTTGTTGGAAAAATCCCAAGAGACTTGTATGAAGATGAGTTGGTGCCACTCTTTGAGTCTGCCGGCCCTATCTGGGACCTCAGGTTAATGATGGATCCGCTTTCTGGTCAAAATAGAGGTTACGCCTTCATTACATTCTGCAATAAGGATGATGCGCAAAAGGCTGTGAAGCTT TGTGATAACTGTGAAATTCGCCCTGGGAAATACTTGGGAGTGTGTATATCTGTTGCAAACAATCGCCTGTTTGTTGGATCTATCCCAAAGAATAAAACTCGAGAAAGTATATTGGAAGACTTTGGCAAAGTTACAG AGGGTCTTCAAGAAGTGATTCTGTACCACCAGCCAGATGATAAGAAAAAAAACAGGGGATTCTGCTTCCTGGAGTATGAGGACCATAAGTCTGCTGCACAAGCACGTCGTCGGCTCATGAGTGGAAAGGTCAAAGTGTGGGGCAATCCAGTAACTGTGGAGTGGGCCGACCCTGTTGCTGAGCCAGACCCGGAGGTTATGGCAAAG GTAAAAGTGCTCTTTGTAAGGAAACTGGCCACAGCAGTAACAGAAGAGCTCCTTGAAAAGACATTCTCCCAGTTTGGAAAGCTGGAGCGAGTGAAAAAACTAAAAGATTACGCCTTTGTCCATTTCGAAGACAGGGATGCTGCTGTAAAG GCTATGGATGAGATGAATGGAAAGCAGCTTGGAGGTGAAGAAATTGAGATTGTTCTGGCAAAGCCTCCAGATAAGAAGAGGAAAGAGCGCCAAGCGGCTAGACAGACCAGGAATGCTGG GTATGACGACTACTATTACTACCCACCTCCACGCATGCCACCACCAGGGCGTGGTAGAGGGCGGGGTGGTCGGGGTGGGTTTTCCTATCCAGCAGATTACTATGGCTATGAAGACTATTATGATGACTACTATGGCTATGACTATCATGACTACCGTGGTGGCTATGAAGACCCTTACTACAGCTACGATGACGTATACAGTAGCAGAGGGCGTGGCAGCCGTCCTAGCAGGGGTGGGCCGCCTCAATCTAGGGCCCGCGGGGCGCCACCGACCCGAGGCAGGGGAGGTTATTCCCAAAGAGGGCCGCCCCTGGGAGCACCAAGGGGTAGCCGCGGAGGTCGTGGAACCCCTTTCCAGCCACAAAGGGGCCGCGGGCCTCGTGGGGCCCGGGGAAATCGTGGGGGGAATGTCGGAGGCAAGAGGAAGGCAGATGTGTTCAACCAGCCAGACTCCAAGCGCCGCCAGACCAACAACCAGCAGAACTGGGGGTCCCAGCCCATCGCCCAGCAGCCGCTGCAGCAAGGGGCCGACTATTCCG GTGGAGAAGCAATGAGAGAGCAGCGCTGCTAG